The Asticcacaulis excentricus CB 48 genomic sequence TCCGGGCGCATTTTGGCCAAAAATACGCGCTTTTGTAAGACGCTGGTAAGGAAATCGGGCGTTCTGATTAAGGATGAATGAATTGAGGCTGACAGGCCTGCCTTTCCATGGTCTTATGTCACCTTCGCGTCCGGACTAAGGCCGGTTTCGTCCTTGGCCGGGGTTGCGCGGGCATCCAAAAGACCTCCCCCTTGCGGCGTTTTGTCGCCGTTCAGTCAGTAGCAGCGTAAAAGCGGGATATGCGAATGCGTCAAAAAATGTCTCACACGGCCCAGACACGACACACGGTCAGGGTCGCGGCGAAAGCGGTCAACCTCAGGGCCATGCTGGCGACGACCGCCGCGGCTCTGGCGCTGATCGGTGTGCTGGCCGTATCGCCCGCCCGCGCTCAGGACCCGGCCGACAGCGACCGCTACGCGGCTATTGTCGTTGATGCACAGTCCGGTGAGGTCTTTTACGCCATGCGCGCCGACTCACCGCGCTATCCCGCCTCGCTGACCAAGATCATGACGCTGTACATGGCGTTCGAGGAAATGGCGCAGGGCCGCCTCAAGCCCGATGACGTGATCACCCTGTCTGCCCACGCTGCGTCCATGCCGCCCACCAAGTCGGGCCTCAGGGCCGGCGACACCATCACGGTGGATATGGCCATGCGTCTGATCGCCGCCTATTCTGCCAATGACCTGGCGGCTGCCCTGGGTGAGCATATCGGCGGCTCAGAGCAGCGTTTCGCCGCCCTGATGACCGTCAAGGCGCAGGAACTGGGCATGACGCGCTCGAACTTCGTCAATGCGTCGGGCCTGCCCGATTCGCGTCAGGTGTCTTCGGCGCGCGACTTTGCGGTGCTGGCGCGCGCCGTCATGCGCGACTTTCCGCAATATTACGAATATTTCCACGTGCGGTCGGTGCAGTTCAACGGCCGCACCTATTCGAATCACAATCCGCTGCTGGCCTATCCGGGCGTTGACGGCATGAAGACGGGCTTTATCAATGCCGCCGGCTACAACCTCGTCGCCTCTCAGCGCAAGGGCAATCACCGCCTGATCGCCGTGATGCTCGGTGGATCGAACAAGGCGCAGCGCCGTGAGCACGTCACCAGCCTGATGAACACCGGCTTTGATGTCTTCGCCCGCCGCGACAAGGGTGAGCAGATCGTTGTGGCGCAAAATGAATTCCGCAGCGCCATGGCCCCCAAATATCAGGTGGTGGGTGACTCCAACGCCCTGATGGCCGCCCTTGACGCGCAGGACGACGAAGACGGCACCCCGGTGCAGCGCCTGTCCGGCACCGCCAAGGCCCCCGCCGTGGTGGCCGCGCTCAGCAAGGCCGAAAAGGCCGCAGAGGACAAGGCTGTGGCCAAAAAGACCTCGACCACCGCCGCCGCGAAAAAGAAGAAAAAAGACCCGGACGCCATCTGGGCGGTGCAGGTCGGGGCCTTTAAGCAGAAGTCGCTAGCCGCCGACTGGGCCAAGGACATCAAAAAGCGCTTCCCGAGCCTCAAAGGGTTTGAAACCGACGTGTCGGAAAACGACGCCGGCCGCTATCGCACGCGCTTTATTGACATGACCAAGGCCGAGGCGCAAAAGGCCTGCAAGGCCATCGAAGCCAAGCGTCTCGATTGCATGGTGGTGAAGTCGTAAAGACGCAGGGGCCGCAGGCCCCTGCACCCCCTAACGGGAAGCCCTATGAATAAGGTCAGATTTTGCCGTCTCTTTGCCTTGCTTATCATAAGCATACCAGTAATTGCGCACGCGCAAACCAATGCTCTTATCCGTGATAAATCTCTCGATTTAACGGGCTATTATGTACCGACCGCCCCCGTTCAGTATGGGAGGTATGAACTTTATCATATCAGTTTCGGAACGCCCAAAGACCTGACGACCTACGAACGCAAAGGCCAGACGATCAAAACATGGGCACCGTTCATGATGGTGTTCAGCGACCTGAAAAGTCCTGAGAAGATGGGGGAATTGGGGCTATACAGAGAAAACATGCCCCGCGTTTTCTGCAAATCCTATCAAATCACGCTCAAAAAGATCGCATGCGAAGGCTACGACCCTCAACTGGGTCGCGTTCACTTCGTGGGGAAAATTGATCCGGTTTTTGTCCGTCAGCTATCAAACGAAAACGCGCGCCCTGAAGCGTCCGATAGAGCTGTACTCAGCGGTACTCTGAGCGTGGGCAAGTACGCACCCCGCAAGATAGCGATGTCCTATTTCGTGGGCGACTAACGGGGTGCAGGGGCCCGTGGCCCCTGCACTTTTCTATCTCTTCTTCAACAACGTATCGCGCGCGGCATTAAGCTTCGCCGCAAGCGCATCCGATCCGCCCTGATCCGGGTGTGCCGCCTTCATCCGCTGCTTCCATGCCTTAACGATGGCGCGGCGATCCGCCCCGACCTCCAGCCCAAGCGTGCGATAGGCCTCAATCTCGGCGCTGGTCCATGCGCCCGCCGGTCTGGGCTCAGGACGATACCGCGCCCCACCTGCCATAGCAAAGGCGATGGACACCAGAATACTGGCCAGAATGTATTGCCCCCGCGCCACGCAAATCACGCCCGCCATGGCCACAGCCACAGCCCCTACAGCGATCAGGGCGCGTTTCTGCCTGATCCACGGTCCGGGTTTGAGCTTCCCCAGACGCGACTGACGGCCAACCCAGACCAGCAGGGCAAAGGCGGCAGCGGCGGCAATGATCAGATACACAGGGCGTTGTCCCGGACGGGGGCAGAATTACTCCGCCGCTTCGAAATCGTCCTCGTCCGTTTCTAGCTGAGGCCCCAGTTCCGTCAACTGTTCCGACACCGCCGCCTCGTTTTCGAGATCAAGCGCCAGCATGACGGCACGGATTTCTGCACGGGCCGAGACGTGGGCCATGGACACGGCCACGGGCTTGATCTCCTCGCTGAGGTCAAGCACGGTCAGCCCGAACGGGAACAACTCGCGGTACAGCACGCGGTCGCGCAGGCCCGCCGCCACGCGGAAACCGATCCGCTTGCCCAGCGCCTGAAGCCGGTCGTCGATACGTTTGGCGTTACGCGCCTGATTGGTGGCGAGGCGGTTACGCAGCACGATCCAATCGATCGTCTTGCCGTCCCAGGTGGCGCGCACCTTGCGCGAATTCCACACGGTTTCGGCATAGATGGACGGGCGTTTGACGTCGAGCGTCACCGGATCGACCTGCCCCAGCAGGTCAAAGTCGATAAAGCTGTCGTTCATCGGTGTGATAATGACGTGCGCCACCGCATGGGCACGCCGCGACAGGAAGCTGTCGCCACCCGGCGTATCGATGATCACATAGTCGGCCACGTCGATCGCTTCGCTCAGCGCGCGGTCAAAGGCGGCCTTGGCCTCGGCGTCCGGCACCTTGACCAGTTCGGCGGGATATTTATGCAGAAACGGCTCGACCGCGTGCGGCAGGATCTTCTCATTGGCCGCTGCCCACTTTTTACGGTTCTCGAAAAAGTGCGCCAGCGAACGCTGCCGCAGGTCGAGGTCGATAATGGCGACGCGCTTGCCCTGATAAAGCAAGGCCGCCGCCACGTGCATGGCGACGGTGGACTTACCCGCCCCGCCCTTTTCGTTGCCAAAAACCAGAATACGCGCGTTCGACATGACCCTACTCCACAGCCCGAATCAGCACCTGATCCGGCCCCTTCATATTTGAGGGGCGTCACCCAAAGGTCAATAATCGGTTAACGATTTAACGTGGACAGAGCGGTGCACGGAGCCTAGCCATTTGCGGACACAGGGACTATATTGCCGTCATGACCACAGATAGCGATTACATCACCCGCACCGACCGTATCAAAATCCACGGACCCGAAGGCTTCGAAGGTATGCGCCGCGCCGGCAAGGTGGCCGCCGACTGCCTCGACATGCTGATCCCCTATGTGGTGCCGGGCGTGAAGACCTCCTATCTGGATGATCTGGCACGCGAATTTATCTTCGATCACGGCGCGCTGCCCGCCTGCGTCTTCTATCGCGGCTATATGCACACCGTGTGTATTTCGCCCAACCACGTCGTCTGTCACGGCATCCCCTCGGAAGCCAAGACGCTTAAAGACGGCGATATCGTCAATATTGACGTCACCGCCATCATCGACGGCTGGCATGGCGACACCTCACGCATGTATGAGGTCGGTAACGTCAATGCCAAGGCCCGGCGTCTGGTCGATGTGACCTACGAATCCCTGCATCTGGGTCTGGCGCAGATCAAGCCCGGCAACACCTTCGGCGACATTGCCCACGCCATTCAGAAATACGCCGAAGCCCAGCGGTGCAGCGTGGTGCGCGACTTCTGCGGTCACGGTCTGGGGCAGGTCTTCCACGACAACCCCAATGTTCTGCACTTTGGCCGCGCGGGCACCGGTCCCGTGCTGGAAGAAGGCATGTTCTTCACGGTCGAGCCGATGATCAATCTCGGCCGCCCGGAGGTGAAGGTGCTCAATGACGGCTGGACCGCCGTGACGCGCGACAAATCGCTGACCGCGCAGTGCGAACACAGCATCGGCGTGACCAAGGACGGGCTGGAAATCTTCACGGCCTCGGACAAGTTCCGCCCGCAGCCGGTGAGCTGAGATAGCGGACATGGCTGAGGGGGAGCCGCCGACAACCGAAACCACCCTGCCTGATCACGGCGGCCATCGCCAGCGGCTGCGCGACCGGGCACGCCGCGGGGGAACGTCGGTCCTGCCCGATTACGAGGTGCTGGAGCTCATTCTGTTTCGCTCCATCCCGCAACGCGACGTCAAGCCGCTGGCCAAGGCCCTGTTGAGCCGGTTCGGCAGCCTGTCCGCGGTGCTGTCGGCCCCGTTGGAGGACATGCTTCAGGTCTCCGCGCTCGACAACAAGGGCCGGTCGCTGAAGATGACGCCGGACATCGCGCTCGATCTGCAACTGATGTTCGAGGCGACGCGACGCCTGATGGCCGAGCCGCTGAAACGTTCAACGGTGATTTCAAGCTGGCAGGCGCTGCTGTCCTACCTGCGCGTGACGCTGGCCCACGAACCGCGCGAGCAGTTCCGCCTGCTGTTCCTCGATAAGAAAAACCAGCTCATTGCCGATGAGATCATGAACTACGGCACGGTCGATCACGCCCCGGCCTATCCGCGCGAAATCATGCGCCGGGCGCTGGAGTTGTCGGCCTCATCGGTGATTCTGGTGCACAATCACCCCTCCGGCGACCCCATGCCCTCGCAGGGCGACATCGACATGACCAAAGCCAATATCGCCGCCGGTAAGCCGCTGAAAATCGCGATCCACGACCACCTGATCGTCGGCCGCGAAGGCGTGCTGAGCATGAAACAGGTCGGCGCGATATAAACGTCTGGCCACGAAAAACACGAAAAAGCACGAAAAAGCGTTCCCAGACATCCCGACTGAGGCGCTTTGAAACAGGCAAAGCCACATTCATCCATGGGTCAGTTTGAGCCTCTGCCGTTCGTGCTTTTTCGTGTTTTTCGTGGCTAAACCTTCTTCCTCGCCCACTCCCACACACGCCAGCCCAGCAGGATGGCGATGATCGCCGCATAGACCAGCGGCATCGTCTTGTCGGCCTTGACCAGCAGGAAATAGTGCAGAGCCGCCAGCGGCACGATCACATAGATCAGCCGGTGCAGGTTGCGCCACACCACTCCGCCCAACCGTCGGATGGCCGCATTGAACGAGGTCAGCGCCAGCGGGATCAGCAGCACAAAGGCCACCATGCCAAAAGTGATATAGGGCCGCTTGAGGATATCCGACCAGATCTGCGCCCAGTCGAAATACTGATCAATCACCACATAGCTCAGCAGGTGCAGCGTCACATAGCCAAAGGCAAACAGGCCTATGGGCCGCCGCCAGCGGATCAGCCGCCCCTGCCGCAACAGACGCGCCAGTGGCGTCAGGGCCAACCCCAGCACCAGCAACCGCAGACCCCAGACCCCCAGTTGCCGCACCACCGTTTCGACCGGATTAACCCCCAGATCGTTCTGGACAAACCGCCACACCAGCCACAGCACCGGCATCAGGCAGAGGCCACAGATTAGGGCGATATCCAGCGTAAACCCGCGCTTCGCCTTCATCAGTAGTACTTTTTCAGGTCCATACCGGCATAAAGTTGCGCGACATTGTCGGCATAGCCGTTGAACATCAGGGTCGGGCGGCGTTTGAATTCGCCAATACGACGCTCAGATGCCTGTGACCAGCGCGGGTGATCGACCTGCGGGTTCACATTGGAATAAAAGCCGTATTCACGCGGCGCATAACGGTTCCATGAGGTCGGTGGCTCTCGCGTGGTGAACGAAATCCGCACGATGGACTTGATGGATTTAAACCCGTACTTCCACGGCACGACCAGCCGGATCGGGGCGCCATTCTGATTGGGCAGCAGGTCGCCATAGAGCCCAACGGCCAGCAGGGCCAGCGGGTTCATCGCCTCATCCATACGCAGGCCCTCAACATAGGGCCATTGCAGGATGCGGTCGGACACGCCACGCATTTCCTTGGGGCGAAGCGCGGTTTCGAAGGCCACATATTTAGCCTTCGAAAGCGGTTCGGCGCGTTTGATGACCTCCGCCAGCGGAATACCGATCCACGGAATCACCATCGACCAGCCTTCGACGCAGCGCAGACGGTAAATACGCTCCTCAAGCGCGCCCTTGAGCAGGGTGTCGATATCGACCGTCTGGGGTTTAGCGCAGTCGCCATCGAGCTTCACCGTCCACGGCCGCGTGGTCAGGGCCGAGGCGTATTTGACCGGTTCCAGCTTATCGGTGCCGAACTCATAAAAGTTGTTGTAGCCCGTGACGGCTTCGAGGTCGGTCGGCGTCTCATTGGTCCAGAAGGTGCGCTTGGCGCTCAGCTTGCCCGTCACCTGCGCCGCCTGTGTGGCCGTTCCGGCCAACCCCAGACCGAAGCCAATCCCCGCCGCCATGATCTCGCGCCGCCGGATATAGACATCCTTTGGGGTGACATCGTTTTCGGTCAGGTCGGGGGCGTGGCGGATCAGCATGGACAGTCTCCGTGGGTTACACAAACCTATACGCAGAAACCGGCCATTTGGTGACACCTCGGATGCAAAAAAAGGCCGGTGCCCCCTGCACCGGCCCTCCCCATCTTAATGTATTTTGACGCCCAGGGCCTCAGCGGCCTCGACCGAAATCTGGCCCTGCGGCAGGCCCTGATCGGCCTGGAACTTCTGCATGGCCGCCACCGTCTTCGTCCCCAACGTGCCATCGGCCGGACCCGGATCGTAGCCGCGCTGTTTCAGGGCCACCTGAATGGCCTTGATCTTGGCCGGGGTGGTGTTGCGTTCACACAGGACTTCGCGCCACACCGGCTCAGGGGCCTTCACGGCGCGCGTCTTATCGACCGTCTTATAGACCGGGGCGACCGTGTAGGATTCGGTGCGCGCCGGCTTGATAACTTCCTTATACTTTTCGGTACGATAGGTGGCCGGGATCACCTTTTCGATGACCTGCTCTTCGCGCTCGACAATGACCCGTTCAACCTTTTCGACCTTCGCAGGGACCTTGATCCGGCGCACCGTCGCCGGCTGCACCTCAACCATCCGTTCGACCTGCCTATATTCGGCCGGCACCTCTTTCAGGCACCAGATCGTCTGGGCCGAGCCCTTTTGCAGATACTCGGTCGTTTCGGCGCTGCCCTGAATCGCCACCGGCTCCTTACCCGGCCAGGTGAGCATACCATCGGCGCGGTAACGCACAGGCTGATGATCGCCGGGGGTGACCAGCGCGGCCCCGGTGGCAATCCCTTCGGAGCGCACCCATTCCTGACGCGCCGGGCGCACCATGACACTTTCCGTGCGCTTTTCGAAAACGGGCGGTACGGGTTCCTCGCGCCACGTGGCTTGCTGAACCACGCGCTCTTCCATCACCTTGCGCGTCACGGCGGGGATCACCTTGCGCTCAACGCGCTGCGGCTGATCCACGACCTGACGCTCCGCCCAGCGCCATTCCTCAGGCAGGGTGCGCGTTTCGACGCGCTCAGGCTCCACCAACACCTTTTCGGCGTAGGTTTCCAGCACCGGCGCTTTCATCAGACGGGTATAGCACTGGTTGGGACGCGCCTCCTTGACCACGGCTGGCGGCAGGTCCGGATGGTCGCCGCCCACAGCCCCATCGGGGCAGTCGCCCTTCGCGGACGACGGGCTGACGACCGGGGCTTTCGCCTCACCCATATAGACGCCCTGCGCGCCGGATGCGCCATAGGCAGAGGGCGCATCCTTCAGGACCGGGGTGGAAGCCGGTTTGACCGCAGGCTTAGCCGCCATTGCGCCCGTACCACACGCCATGACCGCCAGCGCCATCAGCGACACGCCGGTGTTCAGCGTCCAGTTCCTCATCTCAGCACCCTCACAGACAAATCAGTTGCGGCAATTTTAACGCCTTATTAACCCTGCCGCCAACCCGACTCGCGTTTTTCGGGTAAATTAACCCTGTTCAAAGCCTCTCACTTGCGCGTGCCATCCAGCCACGCCGCCACCCAGAACAACGGCGCGTTCCAGTTTACGGCCACTTCGTTGGTCGAATAACTGCCGATATGATCCACATAGCAAGTTTGCGGTGCGCA encodes the following:
- the radC gene encoding RadC family protein, which gives rise to MAEGEPPTTETTLPDHGGHRQRLRDRARRGGTSVLPDYEVLELILFRSIPQRDVKPLAKALLSRFGSLSAVLSAPLEDMLQVSALDNKGRSLKMTPDIALDLQLMFEATRRLMAEPLKRSTVISSWQALLSYLRVTLAHEPREQFRLLFLDKKNQLIADEIMNYGTVDHAPAYPREIMRRALELSASSVILVHNHPSGDPMPSQGDIDMTKANIAAGKPLKIAIHDHLIVGREGVLSMKQVGAI
- the msrP gene encoding protein-methionine-sulfoxide reductase catalytic subunit MsrP, which codes for MLIRHAPDLTENDVTPKDVYIRRREIMAAGIGFGLGLAGTATQAAQVTGKLSAKRTFWTNETPTDLEAVTGYNNFYEFGTDKLEPVKYASALTTRPWTVKLDGDCAKPQTVDIDTLLKGALEERIYRLRCVEGWSMVIPWIGIPLAEVIKRAEPLSKAKYVAFETALRPKEMRGVSDRILQWPYVEGLRMDEAMNPLALLAVGLYGDLLPNQNGAPIRLVVPWKYGFKSIKSIVRISFTTREPPTSWNRYAPREYGFYSNVNPQVDHPRWSQASERRIGEFKRRPTLMFNGYADNVAQLYAGMDLKKYY
- a CDS encoding division plane positioning ATPase MipZ encodes the protein MSNARILVFGNEKGGAGKSTVAMHVAAALLYQGKRVAIIDLDLRQRSLAHFFENRKKWAAANEKILPHAVEPFLHKYPAELVKVPDAEAKAAFDRALSEAIDVADYVIIDTPGGDSFLSRRAHAVAHVIITPMNDSFIDFDLLGQVDPVTLDVKRPSIYAETVWNSRKVRATWDGKTIDWIVLRNRLATNQARNAKRIDDRLQALGKRIGFRVAAGLRDRVLYRELFPFGLTVLDLSEEIKPVAVSMAHVSARAEIRAVMLALDLENEAAVSEQLTELGPQLETDEDDFEAAE
- a CDS encoding heat shock protein dnaj domain protein, whose translation is MYLIIAAAAAFALLVWVGRQSRLGKLKPGPWIRQKRALIAVGAVAVAMAGVICVARGQYILASILVSIAFAMAGGARYRPEPRPAGAWTSAEIEAYRTLGLEVGADRRAIVKAWKQRMKAAHPDQGGSDALAAKLNAARDTLLKKR
- a CDS encoding sulfite oxidase heme-binding subunit YedZ — encoded protein: MKAKRGFTLDIALICGLCLMPVLWLVWRFVQNDLGVNPVETVVRQLGVWGLRLLVLGLALTPLARLLRQGRLIRWRRPIGLFAFGYVTLHLLSYVVIDQYFDWAQIWSDILKRPYITFGMVAFVLLIPLALTSFNAAIRRLGGVVWRNLHRLIYVIVPLAALHYFLLVKADKTMPLVYAAIIAILLGWRVWEWARKKV
- a CDS encoding peptidoglycan-binding domain-containing protein, with amino-acid sequence MRNWTLNTGVSLMALAVMACGTGAMAAKPAVKPASTPVLKDAPSAYGASGAQGVYMGEAKAPVVSPSSAKGDCPDGAVGGDHPDLPPAVVKEARPNQCYTRLMKAPVLETYAEKVLVEPERVETRTLPEEWRWAERQVVDQPQRVERKVIPAVTRKVMEERVVQQATWREEPVPPVFEKRTESVMVRPARQEWVRSEGIATGAALVTPGDHQPVRYRADGMLTWPGKEPVAIQGSAETTEYLQKGSAQTIWCLKEVPAEYRQVERMVEVQPATVRRIKVPAKVEKVERVIVEREEQVIEKVIPATYRTEKYKEVIKPARTESYTVAPVYKTVDKTRAVKAPEPVWREVLCERNTTPAKIKAIQVALKQRGYDPGPADGTLGTKTVAAMQKFQADQGLPQGQISVEAAEALGVKIH
- the map gene encoding type I methionyl aminopeptidase, with the protein product MTTDSDYITRTDRIKIHGPEGFEGMRRAGKVAADCLDMLIPYVVPGVKTSYLDDLAREFIFDHGALPACVFYRGYMHTVCISPNHVVCHGIPSEAKTLKDGDIVNIDVTAIIDGWHGDTSRMYEVGNVNAKARRLVDVTYESLHLGLAQIKPGNTFGDIAHAIQKYAEAQRCSVVRDFCGHGLGQVFHDNPNVLHFGRAGTGPVLEEGMFFTVEPMINLGRPEVKVLNDGWTAVTRDKSLTAQCEHSIGVTKDGLEIFTASDKFRPQPVS
- a CDS encoding D-alanyl-D-alanine carboxypeptidase translates to MSHTAQTRHTVRVAAKAVNLRAMLATTAAALALIGVLAVSPARAQDPADSDRYAAIVVDAQSGEVFYAMRADSPRYPASLTKIMTLYMAFEEMAQGRLKPDDVITLSAHAASMPPTKSGLRAGDTITVDMAMRLIAAYSANDLAAALGEHIGGSEQRFAALMTVKAQELGMTRSNFVNASGLPDSRQVSSARDFAVLARAVMRDFPQYYEYFHVRSVQFNGRTYSNHNPLLAYPGVDGMKTGFINAAGYNLVASQRKGNHRLIAVMLGGSNKAQRREHVTSLMNTGFDVFARRDKGEQIVVAQNEFRSAMAPKYQVVGDSNALMAALDAQDDEDGTPVQRLSGTAKAPAVVAALSKAEKAAEDKAVAKKTSTTAAAKKKKKDPDAIWAVQVGAFKQKSLAADWAKDIKKRFPSLKGFETDVSENDAGRYRTRFIDMTKAEAQKACKAIEAKRLDCMVVKS